The nucleotide sequence TTAAGTACCACtaagaagacattttcaaatggtCTTGAAATTTCAAATGGGTTCATGCCTACATGAAGGGCTGATGCTGAAATTAGGAATATGTAGAATCAATGCGTTGCTTGGCTGGGCTCAGTCTCCTAGGCAAATAGGAATTTACTGAGGACATAGGAAATCTAATTCTTATTGAGACATGATGATATTTGAACTAGGCAGTTGGGTCTCACCAAAAAACATGTAATGTTCTTCACTGCTGAAGTGACTAATACTGTCTTTTCTTGAATCAGTTGATGATAGCATTTTGCATGTGTTAGCCATGAAAACCCTTGTAGTTAAAATACAACAGCAGCTAGATCTACAGTTTTGTTCTCCCAGCATGCTTTGTCATCCTTCTTCTTTTGCGTTTTGCCTCCTGCCCTGCTTTCCCTTTGGAGAATTTCTCCCCTTAAGTCTGGAGGCCTTAGGAGATGTAATCAATTACAAGATCAGTACATGATCCAATCCTAGCTAGTCAGAGTGTGCTACCTCCCTGGTCATAGTGATTGGTTTAGCAAAAGTCATGTGGCCCAAGAAGGACCAATCAGAGTCTTCCCTGGGACTTTTCAGTTGGGCTAAAATGGAAAACGCTTTCTAAAAAcgatttaaaataaagaattttaaacatatgCAAAAGCAGTGAGAATAATATATAAACCCTTTGTGTACAACACCCAACTTCAACATTTATCAACTCATGGACAATCTTGAAAAAGGATAAACTGTCTTTTTCCACTGGGGCTATCTGACATAGAAGGATGGTGCTTCCAACAGACATGATGTCTGTCAGTGATTGCTGCCCCTATACATTCTTTCTGCTTAAGCCAGATTTAGGCTGATCTCTGTCACTTGCAAAATGTGTTATCTAATATGAAAGCCTTAAAAACAcacttacataattttttaaatcttgtgttTACTTTTGAGGTATTTGGGAAATACAATTCCTGAAACATctttaaaaggaataaaggagAAGGGGAGCTCTAGACATATTAAAACAAGATCACCAGCATTTTAACTTCACTTGCCCCAAAGGTAATTTCAGTCTCATTGAAATAACAGCCatctactaaaatatttaaactaaacaACATACATATCATTAAGAGATAAAACAAAGGGTGAGTATTTttacccttaaaaaaataatcaagtccCCAAACTCattcagagattctgattctgaATTATCTTCAAAGCAATGAGTGAATGGATATAATCGCTCCTACATTAGCATTCTGGTATGCCATTCTTGGGTATGTAATGAactatatttttagttattcCTTCACCATCCACTTCGATAGGACAATACTTACATTTTTGCTTTGCTAGTTCTTGTCTTAGATCTTCATATACTTGTGAAAAGAGGTCCTCTTCAGATTTTGTTCCATCTAGGTAGACTTAAAAGGGGAAAAGCAAGCAATTTGAATGCTAACAGTTTTATTAATGTAGGATGCTTATAGGATGCACCTGCTAGCTCTTGAAAATACCAATAGGTTTAATCATAGAACCCAGGAccagaatgtaaaaagaaatcaatagcCACTAGAGAGAGAAATAGATTATAACCAGAAATAACAGGtaaaaaattttgatttattaCAGAGAAATGTACACTAGCTGatgtgaaaattattattttttaaaagaaataaagtggcAATTTGAATATGGCACTTTAGGAGGACTGAAGAGGTGTCTCCCCAAAAGAATCATTTAAAGGAGCAGTTCTCCAACTTACTTGTGCATCGAGATTACCTGTATAGCTTCTTAAACCATGCGTGGTCTGGGCTCTGACACATACGTATATACTGAATCAGAATTCTCAAGGCTCAGAAGAtaggtatttttaataaaattggcGTAGTCAGTTTTAGAGAGAAAGTAGAAGCTATGTATgttaaaggaaggaagggatcTTCTAGTCGGAAAACTGTAGAGGTAGGGAGGTAGGAGAGAATTAATTTTGCTTGTTGAGCAAGAGATGCACAGTTTGGAAAAGCTAGAATGTGGGGAGGCAGGAACAGTGGAGAGATGAGGTTATAGAGCAAGGATATGCCTTTGTCTTTAGAAGCTTTGATGTCTGGCTGTGTGGGTTTTATCCTGAGAGCTGTGTGGGTTTTATCCTGAGAGCTGTGTGGGTTTCATCCTGAAGCTATTTAGCAAGGCAAAAGATTTGCTTTTAGCTGGCGAGGGAGAGATGGGCAGTAAGAGAATGACCTGCAACCATGGTCCAAACTGGAAGTGGTGAGGCCAGAACCTCAGCAGTGGCTCCAGGGATGGGGAAGTGGGGTTGAACTTGACTGAAAAAGAGATCATAatggcctccagactgtgagcaAGCCCCATGTACTTTCTGCATGGCTCTGACATAGCCATCCTGGAAGCCATGAGACTTCTCACCATAAGGGCAACTCCCTTTATTCTGAAAAGTATACTTCAGTTCTGATTCCTCCACCCCATCCAACAGCCTTCTTTCTCCAGCCTCCTGTATCTTCTCCATCTTGAGCTCTGCATCACTATGGTCTTTTCTTAGCCTGGGCCCATAGATCCAGATGGTTAAATCGCTGCTTTATGGCTCTCAGGCATCTCAAACTCATTATGTGCAAAACAGACTTGCATTTCTCCCTTACAAACCTGCAACTTCtccacttttttctgttttctgaactAGCACCTGCCAGTTTGTGAGGTGTTGTTCTTGACACCTCAGTTTTCTACACCGTTCATATCTACAGGATCGCCCAGTTCTACTGGGTACATACATCCAACATCACACCCTCTACATTCATCCTCCACATAGCTGGAGGGAACTTACTGAAACAAGAATTTGATATCTATCATTCAAAATCTCTGTGGACGACTTCTCACTTCTCTTGGTATAATGATCCCAGTCCTTAATTGGATTATAGCCTTGTAGGATTTGGACCTTTCCTGTATCACCAACATCACCTCTCACCCTTGGTTTTTCTTTACCATAAATATATCAACCTTCTTTCAGTGCTAATCATTCCTTTCTGCCCCTTCCTGGCCTTTTCATGTACCAGACCCACTGTCTGGGGTGATCTTCCATCCCTTCAACCCTCTTCTCTTTGTCCAGTTAAATCTGTCAGAGTGTGATTGAAATGTGGCTTCCTAAAGGAAGCCTTTGCTGATCAGGGGGATTTAGGCAGTTCCCCAGGTACTCAGTGTCCTAGTACTCTGCACAGCTGCAAAGGACATGCTCATGCTGCTAGTGTGTTTAACATCTGTTTCCCTAATAGAATGTTGGCTCGTGAGAGTAGGGGCTGGGTCTGCCTTATTTCCATTGATATCATCATGGCAGTACCTTGTACATGGAAACCATTCCATTAATATTTAGTGAATAAATGATCATCTGGAAGTTGACAAGCTTTTGACAAGAGACATAcggaaacaaacagaaaccaggAGAGCACGTGTAGAAAATGGGGAGCCCAGAAGTGTTCTGGTTTAAAGTGTCCCTTCATAACATAATACACGAGAAAAATGATTCCTAAAGTCCTTCCTTTTGTGTACTTTGAGGCAATGACAAGTAGAAGGCCTTCTGTGGAGGGAGAAAAGGCACTTACCAATTTCCCATGTGATGTCCTCCATTTCTCTTCTGTGCTTTAGGTACATGGGCCACACGTGGCCATCAAAGTACCCTGGGGGATCTGGAGGCTTGTAGACCCTTGTACTATCAAAACATGTAGGAAACTTTATTTTGATAGAAACATGttgataaagtaaaataataatgatcagaATAATGGGAAAATTACAGGTTGAATCTAAACAGGATTAAGACTCAATGCCAATTACAAAGACCACAAAATGGGTTTAGTTCCTTGATCCAAAAATTAACTTTGTAATTCACTATTATTCATAATTATCTTTCCCCCCTCTAGTGCTTTATAAAAGATTTAAGAGACAAATATCAatgtaaataatgacagaaatacTGATATGTTGGATTAAACTTTAAACTAATTGGTGTTCGTTGTGGCTTGTAGCAGAATATAGGCCAactaatttaaaatcataatcaattttcatttgaaaatttaggAGAAATGAGCCAAATAGCTTATAAGGGCCTTTTCTTAGAACAGTAATATGCATTACTCCAACTGGATaactatgggggaaaaaaaggttttaCTCATTACATAAAGAGTTGAGGCTTCCCTTCTTTGAAAATGACATATACACATTGCTCAATAATGTTGCTTTCctcaattttatcttttgaatCCACAAAGGCAATTTCAAaacccacctcctcctcctcttacATTCTTCATACGGAACAGTCAGAAAGTAGCTTCTATTCCATATAGTGTCAAGAGGCCTAAAATAACAGCATATTTAGTTTTCAGGTTTAGTCCCCATTCATTCAGAGTCAGTATTAGAGTAAGGATGCTTACTTATagttaaagagaagaaaaccttCGATGATTAGTATGGGAATTTCCTCAGCATTTTCCCCATCTGTTGATACCAGAGAGTGCCTTGGGCTTTCCATCCAGCCAGAAATAGTGGACAT is from Rhinolophus sinicus isolate RSC01 linkage group LG04, ASM3656204v1, whole genome shotgun sequence and encodes:
- the NMRK1 gene encoding nicotinamide riboside kinase 1 isoform X1, with translation MNTFVIGIGGVTNGGKTTLAKNLQKHLPNCSVISQDDFFKPESEIETDKNGFLQYDVLEALNMEKMMSTISGWMESPRHSLVSTDGENAEEIPILIIEGFLLFNYKPLDTIWNRSYFLTVPYEECKRRRSTRVYKPPDPPGYFDGHVWPMYLKHRREMEDITWEIVYLDGTKSEEDLFSQVYEDLRQELAKQKCLQVTA
- the NMRK1 gene encoding nicotinamide riboside kinase 1 isoform X2, which encodes MAASSLSFLFPLIYPGRSAGKVCNMEPSIVLEALNMEKMMSTISGWMESPRHSLVSTDGENAEEIPILIIEGFLLFNYKPLDTIWNRSYFLTVPYEECKRRRSTRVYKPPDPPGYFDGHVWPMYLKHRREMEDITWEIVYLDGTKSEEDLFSQVYEDLRQELAKQKCLQVTA